ATCCAGCTTCTTGGTACAGTCTTGCCACTTGACAATGTTACATAAGTTGTACCAATATTAATACCTTCTACTACCAATGTTGACATGAATTTGTTGCGCGCAATTAGGACAACATCAACTGCTTTTGAAATATTAAACCCAGTACCTCTCACAGTAACATCACTTATTCCCTCATGAAGATATGATAATATCTCTTTTACATATTCCATTGTATCAAGCTCTCCGATCTCAATTACTTTTTCCTTGGACATCGTTTTATCGCCTCACATGCTACTACTAAAAATATCAACACTATATTAAAAAAGATATCGAAACTCAATCTAAAAATTAATATCACAATAGAGAAGCAAAAACTTAAACTTTTTGTGATAAAGAACATTGACACTCTCCGCGACTGAAGTCAGGAGATTCTTGCTTCTAAAGTTTTCATTGATCTGTCATTCATTGCCTTTCTAGGTATCTTGGTCTTGTGCTTGATATTTTATGTTTGTTCACTTCAACAATACTTTAATTCTGTACTCCTCCGTCTTTTAATACATGACGAACGAATTAGGGATAACAGGTAGAAATGCTTAAATCTTCTAAAATATTCATTCTTTTAGGCGCCCCGTTGGTGCAGCCCGGTAGCATTGGCGGCTGTCACCCGCCAGGCCCGAGTTCAAAGTAGATGCGAACAAATCTCGGACGGGGCGCCACACATTCTCATATCGTATAAAGTCTTCTGGAAGATAGTTTAAATATTGCCAGTGAGAATATATTAATGAGAACAGATGCCATACACTTATGGTAACGTAAAGATTAGTTGGCTTGGTCACGATGCATTTAGGTTAAAAAACAGTAAAGTAATCTATTTTGATCCTTATGAGATTTCGGGTAGAGATAAAGCTGATATAATTCTTATAACCCATGAGCATTTTGATCACATGAGTATTGGCGATATTAAGAAAATTGCTGATCAGCATACTGTAATCGTGGCGCCCTCAATTTGTGGTAACGACTTAAAAGGATTAAAAGTAAAAGAGATAAAGCTAGTTAAACCTGGTGATAAAATAAATGTTGAGAACATAGAGATCAATGCAATACCTGCATATAATGTAAATAAGTTTAGGAGCCCTGGGAGAGTATTCCATCCTAAAGAAGATGGGAGAGTTGGCTATATTGTAATGTTTGATGGAGTGAAGATCTATCATGCAGGAGATACTGATTTAATACCTGAAATGAAAGATCTACAACCTGATATTGCATTAATTCCTGTAAGTGGAACTTATGTAATGACTGCTGATGAGGCCGCCGAAGCCGTAAAAACCATTAAACCAAAAGTTGCTATACCAATGCACTATGGGTCGATCGTAGGTAGTATCTCAGACGCTAACAGATTTAAAGGATTAGTAAAAAATGTAGAAGTAATAATACTTCAAAAAGAGCATTAACCAAAATAACTTACTTTTTTATTTTTAAGGCTAGGTTTCATCTCTCATAGTTTTTATAGTATAAATACTGAAGGAGTCAAAAACAAAAAATTATATATCACTATATAGATTTCATTCATCATATTTATTTGATTAATTTTTTGTTGATAATCGGTGAGAAATATTGCAAAATAGAAAAGCAAAAATTGCAGTTACGAAAATAATTTATATAGGTATAATCATAATTCTAATAGTAGTGGTCACAGGTATTATATATGCAAGATATATGACACCTAATACGTCTAGTACTACAACTAGTGCTGTAGTAGCAACAATAAGAGCGGGAGGTTCTACGTTTGTAAATCCTCAGATGCAGAAGTGGATACAAGATTTCTCTCGCGATTATCCTTCGATAAGTGTTACTTATGATTCTGTTGGTAGTGGTACAGGCGCGTCACGTTTTCTGCAAGGAGTATATGATATAGGTGCAAGCGATGTTCCACTTCCTAATGATTTATGGAATCAAGCAGTACAAAGATATGGAGCAATTATAACTATCCCAGACGTTGTTGGCTCAATAGGTATGGTATACAATCTACCAAGCTTCACTGGTATATTAAATATGACCGCAGAAGTCATAGCAAAAATATATACTGGAAAGATTCAATACTGGGATGATTCATCAATAGCTAGTATAAATCCTGGATTCCATTTCCCACATGAAAAAATAATAGCCGTTCATAGAAGTGATGGCAGCGGAACGACGTTCGTTTTCACGCTTTATCTGCAAAAAGCTGCTAGCGATGTATGGAACGTTGGAGCTGGCTATACTGTTAATTGGCCTGTTGATAGTTTAGGAAATGGTTTGGGAGGAAAGGGAAACGAAGGGGTAACAGCTTATGTTGTGCAAAATAAGTATTCTATTGGCTATGTAGAGTATCAGTATGCAATACTTAATAATCTTCAGACAGCATGGTTAAAGAATCACGATGGATATTTTGTGCCACTTACAAAGGATACTGTAATAGCTGCGCTGAATAATGTAGATCTCTCTAAACTACCAAAACCTACTGAAGATTGGTCAAGCGGTTCTAGCTTATTATTGGACATTCCCGGAAAAAATGCCTATCCGATAGTATCATTTAGTTATTTAATTATTAAGAAAGATTATCAAGATCAAAATAAAGCCATGGCGTTGTATCTCTTCCTTAAGTATATTCTATCACATCAACAAAGTGTTCTGAATGGTTATCTACCATTACCTGACAATATAATTAATTATGTAATAAATAATGGATTAAATGAGATTACAGTTAATGGTAAACCGGTTTATACAATGTTACAGACAAAATCATAACAGTGATAGAAATGAACTTTTTTAGAATAAACTCAAATAAAATTAATTTTTCATACTTGTATTCTCTACCTATTTTTCTGATTTTTCTTTTGGTTGGTAGTGTAATAATTTCTTTAGTTTTCGCAGCTTCTGATGTATTTTTCAAGAAGGGTATTGCTGTATACACTTCTAGTGTGTGGGACCCAACTCGTGACATTTACGGTGGTTTAGCGGCTATTTATGGTAGTATTGTTGTTGTCTCAATAGCAACTGTTATTAGTTTACCTCTTTCATTATCATTAGCAATATTTTTAAATGAATACGCCCCCAAGCAAATGAGACCTCTTTTCATAAATGTTACGGATTTGATGGCGTCATTCCCTACAGTGATATATGGATTTTGGGGGCTTTATGAACTATCAATTCTATTAAAAGATACGTTCTTTAGATGGTTGTATGAGAATTTTTCGTGGATACCTTTATTCTCAACACCACCTTATGGGCCGAGCTTTCTTTTAGCAGGCATATTACTTAGTATAATGGTAACACCATTTGCTTCATCTCTAATAAGAGAGGTTTATGCTCAGGTTCCTGAGAACATAAAAGAGGGTGTTTATGCTCTAGGTTTAGGTAAATGGGAGGTAATAAAAATTAATATCAAGTATGCTAAAAGTTCCATAGTTGGGTCTCTTGTATTAGCCTTTGGACGTGGAATAGGCGAGACTGTTGCTGTTTCTCTCACGGTCGGCAATGTGTTAAATATCACACCAAGCATCCTTGCTCCAGGATACACCATACCAGCACTAATAGTCAATCAATTTGGATCAGCATATTATCCATCACTTCAAGCCTCAGCGCTTTTTGCTTTAGCTCTTTTACTTTTTATCATAGGAATGTTTATGATCACAATCACAAAGTTCATTATATTAAGAGGTGATTAAATGAGATTCAGAGACATACTAATAATGTTTCTTACAGGTATTGGGACAGTCATAGTGCTTATTCCATTCTTTTGGATTCTTTTTGATGTAGTAAAAAATGGGTTGCCGGTAGTAATTCAGCGTGGAATTGCTTTCTTAATAGAACCACCTCCTCTGCCTGGAGAAGGTATTGGTGGCATAGGCACGGTACTTGAAGGAACACTATTTATGGTAGGTATTGGAACGTTAATAGCTGGACCTATAGGTCTTTTTGCAGGAATATACATGGCTCTTAATCCTAGATCATTTTTAGCTAAATTCGGCAGAGCTTTAGTTGAAATTATGGTGGAATTCCCAACAATCATAATAGGTATTACAGTTTTCCTTGTAGTTGTTGTAGGATTAAATTTTGGAGCTTCAGCGATCGCAGGTAGTATAGCTCTTTCAATAATTATGATACCATATGTCACTATACAAGTTTCAGAGTCTCTTAAAATTCCTAAAGAAAAGTTTATGGAAGCTTCATATGCTCTTGGATTCACAACTAAGGACGTAATCAGAGTATTAATCAGTGCTGGAAAAAGCGGTATACTTACAGGTTTTCTTATAGGTCTTGCAAAAATTGCAGGTGAAACTGCACCGCTTCTCTTTACAACAACTACGTCATT
This region of Thermoprotei archaeon genomic DNA includes:
- a CDS encoding MBL fold metallo-hydrolase produces the protein MPYTYGNVKISWLGHDAFRLKNSKVIYFDPYEISGRDKADIILITHEHFDHMSIGDIKKIADQHTVIVAPSICGNDLKGLKVKEIKLVKPGDKINVENIEINAIPAYNVNKFRSPGRVFHPKEDGRVGYIVMFDGVKIYHAGDTDLIPEMKDLQPDIALIPVSGTYVMTADEAAEAVKTIKPKVAIPMHYGSIVGSISDANRFKGLVKNVEVIILQKEH
- the pstS gene encoding phosphate ABC transporter substrate-binding protein PstS codes for the protein MQNRKAKIAVTKIIYIGIIIILIVVVTGIIYARYMTPNTSSTTTSAVVATIRAGGSTFVNPQMQKWIQDFSRDYPSISVTYDSVGSGTGASRFLQGVYDIGASDVPLPNDLWNQAVQRYGAIITIPDVVGSIGMVYNLPSFTGILNMTAEVIAKIYTGKIQYWDDSSIASINPGFHFPHEKIIAVHRSDGSGTTFVFTLYLQKAASDVWNVGAGYTVNWPVDSLGNGLGGKGNEGVTAYVVQNKYSIGYVEYQYAILNNLQTAWLKNHDGYFVPLTKDTVIAALNNVDLSKLPKPTEDWSSGSSLLLDIPGKNAYPIVSFSYLIIKKDYQDQNKAMALYLFLKYILSHQQSVLNGYLPLPDNIINYVINNGLNEITVNGKPVYTMLQTKS
- the pstC gene encoding phosphate ABC transporter permease subunit PstC, which produces MNFFRINSNKINFSYLYSLPIFLIFLLVGSVIISLVFAASDVFFKKGIAVYTSSVWDPTRDIYGGLAAIYGSIVVVSIATVISLPLSLSLAIFLNEYAPKQMRPLFINVTDLMASFPTVIYGFWGLYELSILLKDTFFRWLYENFSWIPLFSTPPYGPSFLLAGILLSIMVTPFASSLIREVYAQVPENIKEGVYALGLGKWEVIKINIKYAKSSIVGSLVLAFGRGIGETVAVSLTVGNVLNITPSILAPGYTIPALIVNQFGSAYYPSLQASALFALALLLFIIGMFMITITKFIILRGD
- a CDS encoding ABC transporter permease subunit: MRFRDILIMFLTGIGTVIVLIPFFWILFDVVKNGLPVVIQRGIAFLIEPPPLPGEGIGGIGTVLEGTLFMVGIGTLIAGPIGLFAGIYMALNPRSFLAKFGRALVEIMVEFPTIIIGITVFLVVVVGLNFGASAIAGSIALSIIMIPYVTIQVSESLKIPKEKFMEASYALGFTTKDVIRVLISAGKSGILTGFLIGLAKIAGETAPLLFTTTTSFNLYLTSPTSPVSAIPVLIYVYAFSPYENWHTVAWGAAFVLMLIILIIFIFSKIIVARR